AAATCTTACAGACATGAATATTTTATATGCCATCTTTTATACGTGATGCATGATTTTAACCAAATTGTCCAGCAATCAACCTCATTAACCATTGTCTCTTTAGGTTTTCAGGCAAGAACAGGGGGCATTTTTGCAAAATTCCTCATTTTCTTCACCTAAAAGCAATGAGGAGCAGAGAAAATTCTCTGCTCCTCATTGCTTAAAATCTCAGTTTTTTGAGTTCTTGATGTAGAAAACAGGTGAAGTCCAGCTGTCCCAGTGTGCGGGATTCTGGGCATCCCCTGCGGCACGCAAGGCACGGACCTGAATGCGGTAAGCACCATCCGGCACCACTTTGGTGACAGGCACACCAGCTTTCAGCTGGGCAGCCTTCAGGCTTCCATTCCAGTCGAAGATGTGTACTCCGCCAGCAGTGCTGTTGCGGTAGTAGTGGTTGATTTCCGAAATGACACTGCCGGTGCTGTACAGGGGTTGACCGGTCTGGCCATTGACCAGTTCAAAGACCACTTTCTCTGCAGGGTATTCCAGGTGGAAAGCCACTGCAGGCTTGTAACCTTCAGCCAGGTTGAATTCGGTTCCTTCGGTGTCAATGTAGAATTCTTTGTCTTCAGGATCGATGTAACCAAAGTAGGTGGTGGTGAGAGACGCCTCAGCCTGGTAATCTCCCTTGAAGCCCATGTAGGGCACCCTCAGGGTGGCAGCACCTGCTGCAGTCATGGTGATGTATCCACCAAAAACCGTTCCATTGGCATCCTGCGCAGAGGGGGTGATCTGAACACTCACCACTGCACTGCCTCCGGGAGCAATGCTGATCTTGTTGGTGCTCAAGACAGCCGTGGCTGCCTTGTCGCTGTACTTGCCAGGCTGCACCCCGACCGTGCCCACTGCAGGCTGGTGCACGATGTCATAGGTGACCGTTTTGATGCCCCTGTTGGACACCCGGATGGTTTTGGTGATGGTGCCTTCCACATCCCCAAGGGGCAAACGGCTGGGCTCGGCCAGGGTGGTGCTCACAATGCTGTGGGCCACATTCATGATGCCTGCGCCCTGGCGGTTGGTGGAATCCAGCAGGGTGGTTCCGGGGAACACCGTGGGAACAGAGTGGTTCTGCAACAGGGTCCGAACCTGTTCCTGTTGGCCTTTCAGGCTGGGCTTGGCTTCCAGCATCAGGGCAATGGCACCTGCCACATGGGGGGCAGCCATGGACGTTCCACTGAGGGTGGCATATCCACCTTTCTCCAGCGGATAGGTGGAATAGATCAGGTTGCCAGGAGCACCCAGATCAGGCTTGAATTTCAGGGTCTGGTTGGGACCATAGGAAGAGCTGAGGGCCACCAGATCGGCCCGGGGGTTGGGGAAGCGGGCCACTCCAGCTTTCCACTCCAGGGTGGTGGTTCCAGCAGCAATCATGGCGTCAAGTTTCTCACCATCTTCCTTGGTGACAGCCACCACAGGAATGGTGATGGGGGTGGTACCCACCACAGTGGGGCTGATGGCACCGGGCTGGTTGTTGTAGATCACCACTGCAGCAGCTCCAGCATTCTGTGCGTTCACCGTCTTGATGTGGAAACTGCAGGTTCCGCGACGGATCAGGGCCACTTTGCCTTTCAGGCTCCCTGCAGGCAGCGCATTGCAAGCGTCATTGGTGGTGGAGGAGGTGCCTGTTCTGGCGAATTCCAGGGTGCCAGAGGTGGGCAGGGGTGCTGCACCTGTTGCATTTGTCAGGGAGACGGCTTTCCCATTTGCATTGAAGAAAGGCGTCATCATGCTGACGTTCTCAAAGTTTGCCACGGCAATGGTGGATTCCAGAGCAGAGTTGAAGCCACTGGCAAAGGCACCAAGGTCTCCGTTGTTTCCTGCAGAGACCACCACAATCAGACCATCTTGAATGGCCTTGTTGAGGGCCTTGCT
Above is a window of Deinococcus cellulosilyticus NBRC 106333 = KACC 11606 DNA encoding:
- a CDS encoding S8 family serine peptidase, which translates into the protein MKKQPYPSLVLLTLTALLASCGSSVQPTVSPLPVAHAPQGTLNKDLVNQSPGRWFVEFENQAGVQKLSAQSFTRLAAEQGISVKQNYAYSRLFNGVSITTTDQSIGDIASLPGVKAVYPVKLYKLESLKPQPPISPEIDTATSQTGVDVARTELGLTGKGIKVGIIDSGIDVDHPDFKGRIVAQKDFVGDTYNPDPDGEEAPYNPVTKPDPIADDCGGHGTHVAGIVGAKGKVTGVAPDVTFGAYKVFGCEGSTGDDVMLAALEQAQADDMDIINMSIGSFGSWFEDTDPYSKALNKAIQDGLIVVVSAGNNGDLGAFASGFNSALESTIAVANFENVSMMTPFFNANGKAVSLTNATGAAPLPTSGTLEFARTGTSSTTNDACNALPAGSLKGKVALIRRGTCSFHIKTVNAQNAGAAAVVIYNNQPGAISPTVVGTTPITIPVVAVTKEDGEKLDAMIAAGTTTLEWKAGVARFPNPRADLVALSSSYGPNQTLKFKPDLGAPGNLIYSTYPLEKGGYATLSGTSMAAPHVAGAIALMLEAKPSLKGQQEQVRTLLQNHSVPTVFPGTTLLDSTNRQGAGIMNVAHSIVSTTLAEPSRLPLGDVEGTITKTIRVSNRGIKTVTYDIVHQPAVGTVGVQPGKYSDKAATAVLSTNKISIAPGGSAVVSVQITPSAQDANGTVFGGYITMTAAGAATLRVPYMGFKGDYQAEASLTTTYFGYIDPEDKEFYIDTEGTEFNLAEGYKPAVAFHLEYPAEKVVFELVNGQTGQPLYSTGSVISEINHYYRNSTAGGVHIFDWNGSLKAAQLKAGVPVTKVVPDGAYRIQVRALRAAGDAQNPAHWDSWTSPVFYIKNSKN